A window of Schistocerca serialis cubense isolate TAMUIC-IGC-003099 chromosome 1, iqSchSeri2.2, whole genome shotgun sequence genomic DNA:
AAGACAACAAGATAGACAAAACAATATCACATGATGAAAAAGTACATATAAAACCAACTGAGAACCTTAAAACACGAGAAAGTGATTTTAGATATATATGTGGAAACTGTAATGAGGCTATAACTGTGTACAACCAAGACCTACATTTATCTGTTGCATTACATAACCAGGATGGATGTTGCAGAGGGAAGCCAAGCAAACTGATTACTGTGCAAAaagaaaaacaggagaaaaaggGACAGGTACAGAATTTGACTAAATCTCAGGAAGGTTCTAACAGAGTTAATTTGACTCCTCCTCAGCTTGGTGAACAGTAcaaaactcgagaattcagttgtATCCAGCCATTAGAAAAAGGCTTCATATGTACGGTATGTCATAAAAAGTTGCCTAGTCCCAAAAATTTTGCTGAGCATGTAACAGGAAGTTATCATAAGAACTTTTTAAGGGTACCTGGTAAGGAAGCACAGAAAAATACTGGTCGTATGCCAGGTGTTGCTAGTGCATTGACCCAACTATTTAAGACTTTTGAGAATCAGTCTCCCACTTCTGCCGAGCAAAAAGGAAGTATCCCTTCAGTAGATGTCCAGCTTGCAAAAATCATTAAACATCTTTCAGGCTCACTGTATAGTCAAATGCAGTATTTATCAGTGGGCAAAGGTGCTATCATATGTAACTTGTGTGTTTGTCCAATTCCGCCAACTGTCAAAAATGTGAGGGATCATGTATTAGGTAGCAGACATTCAACGAATGAAATTGCGCTTCAGGCACAAACTAAAGACTGCATATCAAATAACAACTAAGTTACTGATAATGTGTTGATGTTTCTGTTTTATGCCAAACTTTTATTTACTATTGTAAAATACCATTCTAAGGAAAAATTCAAAGTAATAATGTAGCACATTAGATCCTGACTAATTATGATTTTTATCAAATattgatgtaaataaaaaaatgagtGGTTTCATTTGTTGTAGTTGTATTACAGTTACTGCATAAAATGGAAGATTAGGCACGAACTTGACTTTATATTTAAATGTTTGTACCTTGTATGCAGGAAAGCAAGAAAAAACCCAAGTTAGTGGTCAAAATAAATTGATTTTCCATGTCTTCTCTTGTGACTACTGTCACCTTCCTCATAACATGGCAATGATAACCTCCTTTAGTTTTCTATTATGGACAGTATTGCTTTAATGTGATAACATATTTCCATATGTATCAATCCTGTCACTTATAATTAAGTCAATGGGTTGCGGGGAAATGCAATTACCAATTGTGAGGTAATGATGTTTGGTTAGAAATGTCATTAAAGTCTCATATGACTTGAGGCATTATGTGTATGTGGTGAAAGACTATCCATATCAACATTTTAGACTCATGAAACATGAATATGTTGAACCTGCTCATAAGTAGTAGATGTGTCAATCTGCTTTAGATGTTTCAGAACAAAATCAAATGTTTAGGATGCTGATTTGATAAACAGATCCATACATAGTAATGATGCAAAACATGCAAGGTATtagggaaaaaagggggggggggatactcagatccttgtggagtattgatgtagcTGCATCAGGAGAATTGTCAAATAAAATTTATGGCCCATGTTATTCACAGTGATTTTAAACAGTATTaatataaacacattttattttgtcactgttactacctcccaataaaaaaaaatcctttgaaTACATGTACAATAAGGATTCTCATTGGCAATCAAGAAATTGGCATATTGTTTTTGTTGCACCATCTGCATAATTATTCTGGAGGTTTTCAcaatgaaagaaaatctggagaAACTGTAGTAGTGAagctttcattttatttcatttgctcATTTagctttgtactcaatagaactgcGGATACGTTCTCAAATTATCATAAAACATGTTACTATATTACGTTTGTGATATTTAAACACATgaataaaatgaaatgtgtgtatatgattTTAATTTCAAATTACTACAAATAGACACATAATGGGGAAGGTGATGTCCATTATCTACTGTTGTGAAATATCTTATTGTTCACCTGGAATTATTATAGGACAGTAAGGAAAATCCTATGTAGGATGAATGAATGGGTGAGGTAACAGACAGGAGTCCtgaatataaaataatattttaataagttCAGAATCTGCACCATCACAATGAAATGGGCTTAGGTACTCCTGCAAAGAAGGAGAACCATCAAGAAAAAGTTTTCATCTGGGTTTCAAATCAATATCGAAACAATTCTGCATACATCGTCCTGTGAACTGCTATCGCATTTATTATTTGATGATGGACATTTACAAATAACCTGAATGTATGCTCATTTCAGAAAAAATTAGTTTGCCTTTTGCCTGATGCACTTTGTTTTGAAGTAGATTTTGAGTCATTTCGGCGTAATTCAATCAGTAAAAGTGTTTTTCATATTTTGAAGAGCCATTATTATTAATCTTGAAGTGAACAGTAGTAGTATGAGAGATTTGCTTGTATGCAAGCATATCAGTGTAGTTCGGAGATGCAAAATCATTTTCAAGGATGCTTTTTTAGTAATGTAGGGAGTTTGTGCCATAAGGGGGTTACTACCTTTTGCAGATGTCACAAGTATTTCGATCAATATTGTTAGAAAAGTGGTAGTGGAATAATTTGACAATAACACTTTTGAAAAACAAATATTaagtgtgctgtttgaggctttcccggcgctgcatctgcttgataggttcccgggaattacgctggataatattgtagaaacagcacaatatttcagcgagacaactgcccgccatcttctgGTGCTACTGTCGTGCcactgagaagctcgccaatttatatgctggctttctagaacagcgcaggcgccagcggggcataacgtcatcgaagaccaatcgtagacagcctcgaataccagagccctctgctggagaaacgggtcgcggtctgcggaagcgggCCACGGCGCAGGAAAATGTGGCCGGGAGTGACGGACCCCGTTTGCAcgtgcgctgttctagaaagccagcatataaattggtgAACTTCGCAGCGacacgacagtagcacctgaaaatGGCggacagttgtctcgctgaaatattgtgcggtttctacaacagtatccggcgtaattcccgggaacctatcaagcaaatattaagtgattctctgcatAAATATTATCCTCTACTTAGAAGATGGAATAATGTCGTAATAAATGTAGTTTTGGTGCAGTGGTTATGGCACTAGTTATGCATTTTGAAGGAGAGTGTATCTAACCAATTTGCTAAATCTGAGCTGGAATTAACTTTCCTTGGCAGCTCCTTCTATCCTGTATATGAAAGATTGTTTGGAAACTAGTAGCATGAAAGTGTAATGTATTTACATTTatcatgaaaattaaatttttcaactTCCAACACAATTAATTTAAAAGGcaaatatattaatttttgtttattaagtaTAAGTCAGTGTGAAATTTATTTTATGGATAATTGGCTCACCTGTGGCTGTGCTCAGAAATTGCACAAACGATCTACGGATTATTGAACTGACTTAGACTAATTTACCTGTAAAAAGAAAATGAGTGTGACAAAAAATTCACATCTGTAATATGACATTAACAAAGATTATAATGTTAGATTACTTACTGTGGTTAGCCATTTCATTGTTAAATGTCTGTAACAGTAAAATTGAACACTAGAAGACAAAAGGAGATGAATATGAAATTGTTAGCAGGAAATGATATTAAAAATGATAACAGTGTGTAACACTTGGGAAACACATTCCACAAAACTTGGAACCAAGGTGTTAATTACGAAATAGATATATAAGATGCTACAACATAGAGTAATCTAGATATACTATTAACACAAAGAAAAATACTGTCAGGATTACTTGTGATGCAACCTGCAGTTTCTGATGTTTGTAAAGGTACTTACGCCTACTGTAAAAGTTATACTCTCTCTAAAACAGTGTGGCAGAACCTAAATTGTGGTTTACActgcagataaaatgaaatagcatCTTAAAAGAACTTTACAAACTGCTATAAAATGAACCACTATATTGACAAGTATTCCTATAAACTAACTGAAAAGAAATGAGAATTTGACCAACTCTCAATTTTTTTCGTTAGGAATTTGTAACTTCTTTCTTTCAAGGTCAGAAGCATAAGCCATATGTTTCATAATGTAGTTATAATATAGGTTTTATTTGCAGGAAAATAAAGATGTTCCAGAAACAGTAATGGTTGTAAACTGTATTTGTGCCTCTAATCTCAAATGCTATATTTGACAAACTCTGAAAAATAATTATACATTGACAGAAATTGTATTATTTTCTGAGGACCTTGTTTTGAATAAAGTTATTTAACAATATGggtagtgtatttatttttaataatgcaatttTCAGGTTGATTTTGAAATTGGTACCAATGCTGTTTATTGAAAAACTTGTTTCTTTTCAAGTATATCTTGTAGTATGGTAGATAACAGCTATAATTTGAGTAATTTCCAAATAATGCTATTGAATCCTTAATTGTTTTCAAAACTAAAAAATGTTAATAGTTTCTAGATAAATAATACCtcaaaaaacaaatcaaaaacaaTATGAAACATTATTAAGTGTGTGGTAATCAAAAATAGGTGTATTAAAAACATTCAGTTCCTAGCTAACAAATGTGGTGGAAATAACACATTGAAATTATTGGTAACATATTCAATGATTACTTCCAATAAGTGGCAACAAGCATAGGAATTAATAATAAGCAATTAATACATTGACTGCCACAAGCTTAGTGATGGATGTTTCGCCAACAGGCCAGACACATGGTGTTAGGCTTGAGGCTCTGCTGTGTCTGCCACCAGCCACTCATCATCAGGCACACAGTGTCGCTGTGGCCAGCAGCAGCCACATGACAGTGAACGTATTAAATACAGATGAACAGCAGTGTGTTTGTTGTTTATGGATGTTCAATTGCTGGGTTATAAGTGCTCACacaatagtaggtgaatgtggttAAAATGCCCAAAATATTGAAAAGAGGTAATAGTTCAACCTTGCTTGAAAATGCACTCACATCTGTTCAGTCTCACTTTTCTCCATCAGCATTATCACACTATCATGCAACTTACAAGAGACGGTAAGTTTAGTTCAGTGATATTAAACTCTCTTCTAAAACATTGATTATACAACAGTACAGGGATGTATAGCTGCCTGATCACTTAAAAAGGTTGGTCTAGTCACCCTATTAAGACATTAAAAACTGCTCCCCAATATTTTTGTAAGCAAGATATTTTACACGGTATTAAAAGTTGGCCCTATTAGGCACTGTTTGCTGTCTGTTATTTCCAGCCgttcttctttttgtctgtgtgTGATACTGCACATAAACAGTGAGTTGATAGTATGCAGGGGGATGACACACCAGCTTATTATCACTGTGCACCTCCATCCTGCTACATATGCCGATTCATATCCCTGAATTTAAATATGCCTTGGTACCCAGAAGAATAATGCCCACTTCTCCAATCTTTGtaagtgtaggggggggggggggggaggggggtaatccTGGATATTGCGGACTACTGTATCTGCTGGGTCATGGGGGTACTTGTACATTTGTTAaagaaaatattgaattcaatagTGTAACTAAATACCATAAACTGTCCTGTGAAAAAGATATAGAACTCTCTATTGCTGAACTATCAAGGCAAAATACAGTTGATTATTTCTGTATACAGGGTACCAGATAGAGACAAAAAAGTGTTTTACAATCACATGGAGGAGTTTTTGGAAGAAATTCACTctcccaagaaaaatataattatatgtggtgactttaatattgatttctcAAAATTCAATAAATTCAGGGATGACATTATAAATTTACTACAATCGTTCAAACTCAGTCCAACGGTAACTGAACCAACTCGAGAAACAcctacctctgcatctattattgaTCAGATCTTGATAAATATGTCCAAATATGCCTATAACACACAAGTTGTAAACATGGGTTTTAGCGATCACTATACTCAAATTCTTGCAATGAATGTTTCAGGACACCAAATTCCCAGTCGAATACAACACACTGTAAGGAATTTCAGTataaaaaatgtggaatatttttTATTCTCTCGTAGAGGGTGAAAGTTGGAAAGATGTATATGACTGTAATGAGACCAATGAGAAATATAAGTTAATGGCTACATTCAAACATAAATGGCTTTTCCCAGGAAAACAACTATGTTGAactccactaaaaaaaaaaaaaggattacaaaagggataaggatatcttgtcaAAATAAAAGGAGATTGTATGAGTACTCCAAGCATAATACCAGTCCTGACTTCACTGCATATTTCAAAAGATACAAAAGGATACTAACACAAGTTATTTCAAAAGCAAAAAAActagaaaatgacaaaatattgtgtgATTCCAAGAATAAAACTAAAGCAACCCGGTAAATTATAAGGAAAGAAATGGGTACCAGGCCAGTTAATCACATTAATATAGAGCTGATTATGAACAAAAATAAACTAACTGACCCCAAACATGTTGCTAGTgctttcaacaattatttctcaaatacAGCACAGCAGTTAATAAATGCACACCATGACAAACAGCCAACCAGTCACTCAGAtcaaaaaattcattcaaacacaCTATTTCTGTATCCAACAATACCTGAGGAACTGTCGAAGAATCCTAAAAGAATTACCTCTTATTGTTAAATATTCAGTGGGTGTTGATGAGATATCAGATGCTATTATCGAAGCTAGTGCAACATTTATTGTGAAACTACCTAGAGACATAGTAAATTCATCTTTTGAGAGTGGTGTATTTCCAAATaatctaaaaactgcaaaagtaacaCCTTTGCATAAGAAGGGTGCAAAAAGTGAGATTGCTAATCATagaccagtttcagttttgtcAGGCTTCAGCAAAATTATGTAAAAAATGTTCCGTAGAAGATTAACAGATTTCTTAAATAAAGAGGCTGATAAGTGACTCACAACATGGGTTCAGAGCTGGAAAGTCAGCAATTTTTGCCttcttaaatgaagtattaaaagcaGTGGATGATAAACATGTATCTAGGATATTTCTGGATCTAAgtaaagcctttgatgtaattgatCATGGCATTCTCTTatgtaaattaagtaattatgcAATTAGAGGCCAGGCTGAAAAGTGGATCCAGCTGTACCTCAGTAATCGTCAGCAGATTACAGTAATAAAACACGAAgatagtgaaacacaaaaaatatcTAGTTTTTGCAGTGATGAGCAGAAAATCAAGTATGAAGTCCCACAAGGGTCAGTTCTAGGACCTGTCCTATTTCTGCTTTATGTAAATGACTTGGctagtaaaatacatgatggaaccactgtactgttttcagatgacactaatattctaattaaatcacaGAATGAGGAAAATCTGCAGGAGGCTGCAGTATCAGTTATGCGTACCCTAACACACTGGTTCAAGACCAATAGGctcatcataaattctgaaaaaactgtgCAGCTAACTTTCGTACCACACAAAACCTCCATTCTGCAAAACCTGTTTTCACTATcgaaggaaaaaaatgtgttgaaggtcagtcatacaaaatttctaggtgtacatGCTCAGGCAGATCTGAAGTGGGAGGTACaactaaacaatttaaataagagaCTGAATTCACTAGCATATGCTGTTAGGATTCTCACTCAAAATACAAGCTGCTCATCAGTGCTGACAATGTATCATTGCAGTATACAGTTGCTACTTATGACAGAATAATTTTTTGGGGGAATTCCATAAATActacaaaacatttaaaatacagagaAAGATTATCAGGGTGATAAAAAAAGCTAAATGTAAGGATTCCTGTAGACCCCTTTTTAAAACTCTGAAAATATTGCCACGGCCTCGTTTGTATACATacgaaatactaattttcacaaaagGGAGCATCTTGAAACAAGAAAATCTCTTCAAATGCAACTATGATATACACACACATGAAACTACACGTAAGATGAACCTACACAGGAACATAGTAAATACAAACTTATGCAAAAGAGGAGTGTATCATTCTGGAGCTATGTTATATAACCATATGCCATcgtatctaaaatgcataccaacattaaatgcatttaaaataaagttaaaacagttcttgcttgaccactacttctattctttgtctgagtttatggaacatcataataagtaaacctcatttaccaaatttcactaattgtcAATTCATAATATAGTTTATATTGTGTGGCTGTAGGCTTTCGCGGCGTATACTGTTGacgaaggtttctcgggtctccagccgggtggtagcgttgatatctcacgacgtttcgggaagtgtcatactacctaTCTTTGCCAGAGGATAGGTAGTATGACGCTTCCCGAAACATTGCGAGATATCAATGCTACCACCCAGctgcagtgaagtgctgcaggttacacGGAGGGCAAGGGAGACGGTGGggatagcggaaaaggagagaagtaaaaagactggatgtgatggtggaatgatggttGTTTGGTGCTGGAATGAGAATGATAAAAGTATGTCAAATCATGGGATCTAACTAGTATAATGGCAAAAGTAATTTTTGTTATGGCGAATATTCAATCATGAATATTATTTAAGGTACTCAGTTTTTAGTGGTGTCAGTACTCTCAAACCTACTGATTAGTTTGGTTGAATTTTCCATTGGATACTGTTGTAACAATTTCAATTGCCAATTCCTCGTAATTAATATAGTTAAAAAATCAAGTACACTACTATAACCAGCCAACTGTAAATTATCACATGGAtaataaaattacataaaacatTGTATGAGCAATATTGTAGCATTTTTAGATACAGACTACTTACACACTAGTCTGTATAAATAGATTAAGATAAAAGATATGGAAAAAATTGTTATTTAAGAGGAGTAGCACGATAGCAGGTGCAGTGGCTCCACTTTGCTATATTTCACATGCAGCTCTTacagttttatgtatgtaaacttATTTAAATTGTAGTAGATATACAATTAATAATCATCACATAAATTCACGTTGTCTTATCTCACCATCTCACAAAAATTGACTTGTCCAATACCAATTTGTAACTatgtacaaaaatgatgaaatggaCCAATAaaacaatcaatcaatcaattacAAGCTTTGAAGAGACTGGAGGGCACTAGATGACCAGATGAGGGAGTTTGCAGTCTGGATACATCTCATCTCAAGATTGCATGTAATCTAGCATAATACGCAGTGAACTACTCACGTATCCAGATCTTGAGGACACAATCAGAGAAAATCACACATTGACCAAGAGGATCACCCTGCTTAGACCTCTctgcaaacactggtagcaatgaGTTTAAGGTAAGAAGGTCTTGCTGATCTGTACACTGTGCACCCATGATTTTGTTGGAGTCTCATAAAAGTCTTATAGAACTGGAGCATACATACATTGTCGGTTCCCAATGACCATGGCTAAGAACTGCAAGATTGCAGTGCCTTCAAGGTCCTTGCCTGCATCCTTTAGGTGTGATAACCATGACCGTTTTGATTCAAATAAGGTGCCTGGGAACCTCACTCAGTCTTTGAAATACATAATATTGTCCCTCATTTACAAGTCAgctaaattaaaaatattatggGAATTATTAAAATGAACCTGCCTCTGCAGCCCACTCCTCCAACCTCCAACTGTGGGCAACAAATGAGTTGCCATTGCAGGATTGGAGGTGGAGTAAAAAAACTACAAAATCAACCACAAATGAGAATCATTGCCGTGTGACTCCATATTATTGATATTGTACTGTTTATGGCGATGACAAAGAAAGTAACACTCAAAACACTTTGAGGGATACCATTCTCCTACACCAAAATATCAGACAGAACTTCACCAATGTGgcattttaaaaaaagtgtcatgGAAAAAAGGACCGAATGAACACAGGCagatggctttggaaccctgttgATAGAGGTGACGTATAGTATAGTTCACAAAATAGTGTTGTATGCTTTATCTGTTTCAAAATATAGTCCTGTACAATGTTGTCTATTTGGGTAAGCTTGCTTTATAGCCACATCCAGCAGCATCAAGCTGTTGACAGTGTATCAATACCATCTGAACCTGCACTAAGAGTCTGGTCACTAGTGTTGAGACCAAGTGAAGGTTAACTATTCAACACAGGATGTTTCCATCAAACCTTAGTTAGGTGATGCTTCTGTAACTACTGGGCCATGTATGTCCTTTTTCTATTTTGAGGAGATATATGAAAATTATTTGCCTGCAAGAGTTAGAAAATTGTCATTTGTGCCATGTCAAATTAAAACATTgtaggaggatttcctttgattcTGTTTGAAAGTGTCTTAGCACACTATATTGGATTCGGTTGTGATTGGGTGCATTATCACAGGCATTAGACAGTCACTGATTCCAGATCCAACAAGGAAAAGAGGTGGTTATATAAATCGTAATAGATAAGTCCTTTCAACGCTTTCCATAATTGCACGGTAGCTGCAAAATGCTGAGGCATGATAGAAGCAATAGCCATTGCAAAGTGCTCTGCTGCTGTCTGAGTGATGTCCCATGTTGTTTGTAGACCCATTAGCCTCAACACTGATGTTATGTATGGCTTCTGTATTTACCGATAATCCTCTTGACGGTTTCCCATACCTGTGTGGAATATTTGTTGATAGGTATTTAAACCACTGCGGAGCAGCTTACCGGACCCAGATTTCTGAGCAGCATTCATCACTCCGCCCAGGTACAGGCTTCTTTCTGTCTGAGGACTTGGGAATGGTTGTGATGTGCTCCACCTAGTATTCCTAGATGCTGTCTTGGTTTTCAAAAACGGTGAGCTGGCTATACAGTATCCAGTTTAATTTGCAGATTACCCATATTGGTGACTGCTCCAGCTGGTAGACAGAGCAGAATGGGAAGTGATCtttggaatgaaggtcatcagtatCTTCCCAGCGAGCAGAATATACAATGGTAGGAAAGAAGAATGTGAGGTTTATGGCTGTGAATGACTGTAGCAGTGCTGAAATGTGTGTTGTTGCCAGTGTTGAGGACATACGGCACCTCTGTCATAAGGCTGTCTCAAGTTTGACTTCTGAGGAAAGTGGAGTGCCCCTGTCAGCACAGTGCCTCAAGCTGTTACTACTAATTGTGATGTACCCTGTGTAAAAATCTTATAACTGTGGTGCCCCACTCAGTTTGGCTTGTATCTGTCTTGTCTTAAACTGACCCTGTGTGCATTTAAATCTCCCAGTAGAGAAATGGCTGGGAAAGTTATATTACAAGGTCTTTGATAGTCTTGTAATGTGATGCTTCTTTAGATGGTAAGTACTGAGTGCACATTGTAATCCTGTatctgacacaaatttcaactgcaTCTTCTTGACCATCTGTAATCAGGGGTACAGCAGAAGATTAGTATCTGTTACAGTCTCAGCCAGGCTTCCACGCTCTTTTGCCTAAGGTTATCATTGCATTGGAGATTATAGCCCTGTAGTAGAAATGTATCAATAAGTTTAAAGTGTTTCATGTGCTATGAGTTTCAGTTTCTGGTATCCTAAACCAGTTTTATGTTATGCTGTAATATACAGGAGCCGTCTTAATGATGAGATTCGTCTTTGTCTTTCCATTTTCCCTTTGGCCAAGTCAGAGAGCCTGAACTGATTGGCTGACTGGGTGGGGGGCTCAAGGGCTCTGCCAGCTAATTTCATAGTCTGTAATTCCTTCAGCAGTCTCATCAGAACTGTCAGATACAGCTAGAGTTGAGTGATTTGATGGC
This region includes:
- the LOC126467058 gene encoding uncharacterized protein LOC126467058 isoform X1 yields the protein MFCSLWSGVVCEPFAYATVSAVFLVQVLLVRKQSFCRLGDKMISSELSKNDSFYQCVCHTTDTFTSCIRVYEALLPYFEAGPPGDSINKRLFNIGGMLTILYSELTILKNEITTATAAVDGGGDDKASNPNVESKAVAQGVSEHNQRENIICEASTIEQKMSNEEKVLNKSPERNWEDVTHIPAEEYQKEKVNHEDNKIDKTISHDEKVHIKPTENLKTRESDFRYICGNCNEAITVYNQDLHLSVALHNQDGCCRGKPSKLITVQKEKQEKKGQVQNLTKSQEGSNRVNLTPPQLGEQYKTREFSCIQPLEKGFICTVCHKKLPSPKNFAEHVTGSYHKNFLRVPGKEAQKNTGRMPGVASALTQLFKTFENQSPTSAEQKGSIPSVDVQLAKIIKHLSGSLYSQMQYLSVGKGAIICNLCVCPIPPTVKNVRDHVLGSRHSTNEIALQAQTKDCISNNN
- the LOC126467058 gene encoding uncharacterized protein LOC126467058 isoform X2 translates to MKMTAYIEKLNIIIPPFEKVLLVRKQSFCRLGDKMISSELSKNDSFYQCVCHTTDTFTSCIRVYEALLPYFEAGPPGDSINKRLFNIGGMLTILYSELTILKNEITTATAAVDGGGDDKASNPNVESKAVAQGVSEHNQRENIICEASTIEQKMSNEEKVLNKSPERNWEDVTHIPAEEYQKEKVNHEDNKIDKTISHDEKVHIKPTENLKTRESDFRYICGNCNEAITVYNQDLHLSVALHNQDGCCRGKPSKLITVQKEKQEKKGQVQNLTKSQEGSNRVNLTPPQLGEQYKTREFSCIQPLEKGFICTVCHKKLPSPKNFAEHVTGSYHKNFLRVPGKEAQKNTGRMPGVASALTQLFKTFENQSPTSAEQKGSIPSVDVQLAKIIKHLSGSLYSQMQYLSVGKGAIICNLCVCPIPPTVKNVRDHVLGSRHSTNEIALQAQTKDCISNNN
- the LOC126467058 gene encoding uncharacterized protein LOC126467058 isoform X3, translating into MISSELSKNDSFYQCVCHTTDTFTSCIRVYEALLPYFEAGPPGDSINKRLFNIGGMLTILYSELTILKNEITTATAAVDGGGDDKASNPNVESKAVAQGVSEHNQRENIICEASTIEQKMSNEEKVLNKSPERNWEDVTHIPAEEYQKEKVNHEDNKIDKTISHDEKVHIKPTENLKTRESDFRYICGNCNEAITVYNQDLHLSVALHNQDGCCRGKPSKLITVQKEKQEKKGQVQNLTKSQEGSNRVNLTPPQLGEQYKTREFSCIQPLEKGFICTVCHKKLPSPKNFAEHVTGSYHKNFLRVPGKEAQKNTGRMPGVASALTQLFKTFENQSPTSAEQKGSIPSVDVQLAKIIKHLSGSLYSQMQYLSVGKGAIICNLCVCPIPPTVKNVRDHVLGSRHSTNEIALQAQTKDCISNNN